The region TGGTGCATTGGGTGGTGCGTTACCTTGTGTTGTTTCAGCAGGAAGGGCAGCAGCATGAGGAGGCCTCCGTCGTGGACGATCCACCACACGTCCACCGTGCCCTCCAGACGCTGCTGGTTACCGGGGAAACGGTCGATGTTCTTAGCCACCAGCAGGGCCTGGTGGGCCGAGGTGGTCTCCCTCACCGTCTCTGGAGGAGGTCATGGGTTTTACTAGTAATAGTAGGACTAATAGGACTAGTAGTATGACTAGTAGTAGCAGGAATAGTAATAGCAGGACTAGTAGTAGTActtcttctactactactagtactagtactgtACCTCTGAAGTTCTTCCAGCAGTACGCGTCCTGTGCCTGCCTTCAGTAGTACCTTTATTAatactagtagtagtactagtagaactagtagtattagtactagtagtagtattagaaGTAGTACTAGTAATATTATTACCTTCCAGCAGTATTATTGTGCCCCCtccagtagtagtattagtactagttctagtagtattagtacCTATGAAGTTCTTTGAGCAGTAGTCCTTCACTCCCCTCcagtagtagcattagtatcGTATTAGTATcattagtagtattagtactagtagtatgagtaaaagtactagtagtattagtaccTATTAAGTTCTTCACCTCCCTCAAGtataagtattattatcatTGTAGTACTTGTACTAGTAGTATTAATATTGTAGTGTAGTACTAGTATTAGCAGTAATACATTACCTATGAAGTTCTTCCAGCAGTAGTCTAGGCCCCCCTCCAGTAGTAGTATTAGAATTAATACTAgaagtattagtagtattagtaccTATGAAGTTCTTCCAGCAGTAGTCCGGCGCCCCCCTCCAGTAGTAGTATTAGAATTAGTACTAgaagtattagtagtattagtaccTATGAAGTTCTTCCAGCAGTAGTCCGGCGCCCCCCTCCAGCCGGCGGGCCAGGCCAGCAGCACTGTGTTGTGCTTCATGCCCCCCAGCCCGGCGGCCTGGACCAGCAGGCTGAAGCCGTCCCTCAGGCTGGAGGTCACCACCACGTGGCTGAAGCCCTTGGTCTTCTCCTCCTGCATGGCCGCCTTCAGCCTCTGGAGACGGGAACAGTGACATCACATCCTACACCTCAACACCGTCGTTGATCTGTCCACAAACtgatcctccctccctccctcccccctccccccctcatccccccaccccccccccccctcgatccccccctcacctgctcTCCAGTCTTGGCCTCGGCCCCCCGGCCCATGTAGGTGCCCTCCAGGACCGAGCTGACGATGGTCAGCCCCTTCCCAGCCTTCATCTGGGTGGTGAGGGACAGCAGTCTGGGGTGCTTCACCTCCAGGTCAGAGTCCAGCTTACACAGGACCAGCAGCTGGGGGCTGGGGGACAGCACTGGGTCAGTGTACTGGGGACCAGTCCCAGAGCACTGGGTGAGCGGGGACCAGTCCCACCTAGAGCACTGGGTCAGTGGACTGGGGACCAGTCCCAGAACGCTACATGAGGACTCGGGACCAGTCCCAAAGCACTGAGTCAGTGGACTGGGGACCAGTCCCAGAACACTGGGTGAGGACTGGGGACCAATCTCAGAGCACTGGGTCAGTTGACTGGGGACCAGTCCCAAACTTCCTACAAGCTAGAATTAACAAGGATTAACTCGTGATAACTAGAGTTAACTATGGTTAGCTCAGGTTAACTAGGTTTAGCTATGATTGACTACGGTTAGTGTGGGTAAGCCAGTGTTAGGTTTGGTTAGCTAGGGTATGCTTGGGTTAGCTAGGTTAACTATGGTTGGCTTGGGTTTGCTGGGTTTAGCTCAGCTTGGCTAGGCTAGGGTTAGCCAGGGTAAGGTTGGGTTAGCTATGGGTAGCTATGGTTAGCTAGGGTTAACTAGGATTAGCTAGGTTTAGCTATGGTAAGCTAGGGTTAATTAGGGTTAGCTAGGTTTAGCTATGGTTAACTAGGGTTGGCTAGGTTTAGCCATGATTAGCTAGGGTTAATTAGAGTTAGCTAGGTTTAGCTATGGTTCACTCGGTAAACTAGGTTTAACTACGGTTAGCTAGGGTTAACTAGGGTTATGCACATTTGGAGTATCCTGTTCCAGTGAGAGGAGAATTCCTCGAACGAGGTTCAGAAATAGTTAATAACTAAGAACCacaaagacaggcagacagacagacagacagacagatacactgacagacagacagacagacacataccgCCAATTCTTGGTGTGCGGCGGTGCCTCCTCCAGGCGGATCAGGGCATAGCGTGCCGCGTTAAGAGATAACCCTCGGATCCCGTCTCCCCACTCCTTCACCGCcctgcacacagacaggtagtcaggtagacagggagacagggagagggggagacaggtagagagggaaacaggtagagagggagagagggagacaggtagagagggaAACAGGTAGAGAGTAAAAAagggagacagatagagagggagagagggaagcagGCAGACGGGTGGGTAGGTAGACAGGTGATGTGGTGTGCCTCACCCTCGGTACTCGATGTACTTGTACATGCAGCCAGcgatcaccatggcaaccagggCGTAGTACCAGGAGGAGATGAACATgagggacagacacagactcatCCCCAGGAAGGACAGcgtcctggacacacacacatacagacacacacacacacacacacacacatgttaccgtacacacacacacacacacacattaagacacacacacacactttcagacacacaaacacaccagtggTAGAACTTGAAGCGGGGTCTCCAGGCGGGGGTCCTGAGGAGGGTCTGGACGGCACAGGCCAGGTTCACGAAGAGGTAACACATCAGGAagaacctgaacacacacagcagctaGTGAGGACGGGTGTAACaccagcgtttgtgtgtgtgtgtgtgtgtgtgtgtgtgtgtgtgtgtgtgtgtgtgtgtgtgtgacaccagtgtgtgtgtaacaccaGTGTGTGGTTCCACACATGGAGAGGATGGGGGCGACGGCGTCCAGCGAGGCGATCAGGATCCCGATCTCACAGATCCCCACGGTCATCAGGAGCGCCCAGGTGGGCTCGCCATTGGCCTTCCCATGGCcgaacacctacacacacacagtcagtaaACAAAGGCATgcctgtgtgcatgagtgtgtgagtgtgtgtctctgtgtgtctgtgtgtgtgtgtgtgtgtctgtgcgtgtgcgtgcgtgtttgtgtgtctgtgtgtgtgtgtgtgcgtgggtgcacgtgtgtgtgcgtgtttgtgtgtgtttgtgtgtaaggaCCTGCAGGGCGGGGATGATGCCGTCTCTCGCTATCGCCTGCAGCAACCGGGGGGCGCCGGTGAGGCTCTGAAGCCCCGCCCCAcagcaggagaagaaggagccAATCACGATGACCCAGGGTGACGGCCAGGCCAGTGTCCCAATCACAAGGTTCTTCCCCACCGAGGCTCCGAACCTGAAGACCATGAAGACACCTCAGATACCTCCTCCCTGGTCTGAAGGCACCTTAGATACCTCCTCCCTGGTCTGAAGACACCTTAGATACCTCCTCCCTGGTCTGAAGGCACCTTAGATACCTCCTCCCTGGTCTGAAGACACCTCGGATACCTCCTCCCTGGTCTGAAGACACCTTAGATACCTCCTCCCTGGTCTGAAGACACCTTAGATACCTCCTCCCTGATCTAACCTGAAGCAGGAACCATGTAGCATGAAGAGGACATTAGCCTCTTCATAATCAGCCTCTGTTAATACATGTGTGAAGGATGTGATAAAACGTTGATCCTTGACCTTTCTGTGCCCACTTGTCTCATTTGATAAAGGGTTGACCCTTGACCTTTCTATACCCACTTGGCTCATGTGATAAAGGGTTGACCCTTGACCTTTCTGTACCCACTCGTCTCATGTGATAAGGGGCTGATCCTTGACCTTTCTGTACCCACTTGTCTCTGAGGAGAACGCCTTCAATGCAGGCCCCGAACAAAACCACGCAGGACATGTCTGATGGGTCGTTAAGAGGGACAACAGGCCTCCTAAGAGGAGGTAACCATGGCCACAGGCCGGCAGTGTATATATGCAGACTCACACTTTGTGTTAGTTGGTACGGCCACTCTGCAGCACTGTGCCATCATGAAACCAGGGctacttacacacaaacatgtaacCATGGTAACGGGGTGAACATATTGGTGACGGGGTGTACATGTAACCATGGTGACGGGGTGAACATGTAACCATGGTGACGGGGTGAACATTTAACCATGGTAACGGGGGAGGATACAGATGAGGGAGGTAGTGGCGATGGCCAGGATGGTTCCCACGGGGATGGACCTCTGGGCGTCACGGAGGTCACCTGACCTGTTAGAGCCCGCCATGATGCCTGAGTAGAATCACAGTAGAAACAGCAGCCAGGACAATAAAGAAGAGGGTCACACAGTAGAATCCAACACTCAGACAATCACTCGGTCAAAGAGTAGAGCATAATTCAGAGTAGAGTACAGTACCTCAATAGAGTATAGTAGAATGTAGAGTACAGTACCTCAATAGAGTATAGTAGAATGTAGAGTAGAGTACTACAATAGAGTATAGTAGAATGTAGAGTAAAGTACTACAATATAGTTGagtggtatttagaatacagtACTACAACAAGGCTTAGTAGAGTCTTAGAGTAGAGTGCTACAATAGAGTTAAGTAGAGTATAGAGTAGAGTTCTACAATATAGTTTGGTAGATGTAGAGTTGAGTGGTACAATAGAGTTTAGTAGTTTAGACTAGAGTGCTTCAATAGAGTATAGTTGAGTGTAGAGTAGAGTACTACAATAGAGTTTAGTGGTTTGGAGTAGAGTGCTACAATCGAGTTTAGAAGTTTTGATTAGAGTGCTACAAGAGAGCTTGGTAGAGTGTAGAGTAGAGTGCTACAATAGAGTTTAGTAGAGTGGAGAGCAGAGTGCTACAATAGAGGTTAGTAGAGTGTAGAGCAGAGTGCTTCAATAGAGTTTAGAAGAGTGTAGAGCAGAGTGCTACAATAGAGTTTAGTAGAGTGTAGAGCAGAGTGCTACTATCGAGGTTATTATAGTGTAGAGTAAAGTGCTACAATAGAGTTTAGTAGAGTGTAGAGCAGAGTGCTACAATAGAGGTTAGTAGAGTGTAGAGTAAAGTGCTACCTGTGACGGAGGGGAAGTAGATGCCGACCAGCAGGGTGAAGAAGGTGGAGATGTCGTTGAGGACGTAGGGTTTATCCATGACCAGGTTCTCCTGGACCTCCTCTGACACGCTGCCACGCCTCTCCACGAAGATCCCCGCCGGCCCGTAGGACCCCCACAGgttatctacacacacacacacacacacacacacacacacacacacacacacacacacacacacacacacacacacacacacacacacacacacacacacacacacacacacacacacattgtatcaTTTAATATATCATCCTTCCTCTGGAATAGCCCTCACCTGTATAGGACCCGGTAACCCTCACCTGTATAGGACCAGGTAACCCTCAACTGTACAGGACCAGGTAACCCTCACCTGTACAGGATCAGGTAACCCTCACCTGTACAGGACCAGGTAACCCTCACCTGTACAGGACCAGGTAACCCTCACCCTTTATAGGACCAGGTAACCCTCACCTGTATAGGACCAGGTGTCTACAGGTAACCCTCACCTGTATAGGAGCAGGTAACCCTCACCTGTACAGGACCAGGTAACCCTCACCTGTATAGGACCAGGTATCTACAGGTATTGGCTCACCTTTGATGACTCCACTAAGTAGGCCAGGTATTCCAGGCATCTCCGTGACGTTGTTGAGAGTGAAGTACTCATCACAGGTGGCGTTGAGGTGCGAGCCATTGCAGAACAAAGCCCAGAGGAGTGTGGTCTGGGTCTCGTTGTTCACCAGCTCCGTCTTAGCACACTTATCAAACTTATCGTTCTTCATAGAACGGTTTCCGAGCAGGCAGATCCTGCAGCAAAGAGAACAGAGTTAGAGTTGAGGAGATGATGGACACCATGCTAGCTACTTTGGAGTCAGTACCGGGCCAATTATAATGGTGAGTATAGCATTTTAGCTAGTCATCGCATGCAGCTACACAGTATTAGACTCTTACCATAATTGAGGACTATTCACTGGAGGCAAATATTGTGGTATAAAAAGCAGATGTTAGCATACTACTAGAGGTGTAGTAACTGTAGCACTAGTTCTGTAGCATGCGTAACGGACGTACGGGAAGTCGGGCGGTTCGATGACGGTGCGGATGACCCCGGCGTAGATGGCCATGAGGGACAACGCCACACAGGCCAGGAACACCAGCGCCAGCTTGTTCACATACCTGAGACCACAGGTGATACACAACAGGTGTTATATACTGCTGTTATATACCAATACAGCTGTTTTATACAGCCGTTATATACTGCTGTTATATACCAATACAGCTGTTTTATACAGCCGTTATATACAGGTGTTATATACCAATACAGCTGTTTTATACAGCCGTTATATACAGCTGTTATATACCAATACAGCTGTTTTATACCAATACAGCTGTTATAAACTATTACAGGTATATATACCAATACAGGTGTTATATACAGCTGTTATATACCAATACAGCTGTTATATACCAATACAGCTGTTATAAACTATTACAGGTATATATACCAATACAGGTGTTATATACAGCTGTTATATACCAATACAGCTGTTATATACCAATACAGCGGTTGCATACAGCCGTTATATGTACTAATACagttgggtgtgtgtctctatacccacacacacagctgaatgTGTACATTATATGAAACATATCTATCTGTCAGGAGTCTTACTTGACGCCCACGAACACGACCAGCGCCATGAGGGCCAGGCAGGCGCTGCCGTACACCCGCAGGTTGTTGCTGGTGGCCCAGGCCTCGTCCTCCGGCCGCGCCGCCACAAACACCCCGCTGGACGGCACGATGTAGgtctggggacacacacagtcTGGACCAGTACACCCAGTACAGTCTGGACCAGTACACCCAGTACACCCAGTAGAGGAGAACACAGTCTGGACCAGTACACCAAGTACAGTCTGGACCAGTACACCCAGTACACCCAGTAGAGGAGAACACAGTCTGGAACAGTACACCAAGTACAGTCTGGACCAGTACACCCAGTACACCCAGTAGAGGAGAACACAGTCTGGACCAGTACACCCAGTAGAGGAGAACACAGTCTGGAACAGTACACCAAGTACAGTCTGGACCAGTACACCCAGTATACCTAGTAGGGGAGAACAATCTGGACCAGTATACCCAGTAGAGAAGAACCCAGTTTGGACTAGTACAACCCGTACACCCAGTAGAAGAGAACACAGTCTTGACCAGTACACCCAGTACACCCAGTAAAGGAGGACACAGTCTGGACCAGTACACCCAGTAAAGGAGGACACAGTCTGGACCAGTACACCCAGTACAGTCTGGACCAGTACACCAAGTAGAGGGAACGATGGAGGTCTGAGGGACAGACACAGTCTGGACCAGTACAACCAGTATGTCCCCGTCCCGGTCCCAGTACGTACCAGCAGTATCTCGATGGTTCCCAGTATGTACAGGGACCCTGCGAAGGTGGTCCCCAGGTAGAAGCAGAGTCCGACTGCCCCCCCGACCTCGGGGCCCAGAGATCTGGAGATCATGTAGTAGGCCCCCCCGGCTGGTCCAGGGGCAAGAACCAGAAGATCAGACCAGGTAGCAACAGAATGAGAACGGGGGTAATTAGATCAATAACAATATCAAAGAGCTACTTTACCTGGCACCACACCGTTGGTTGCTATGGCGCTCATTGAGATGGCCGTCAACATGGTCTGCAGAGCAGAAAGTCAACATCTGACAAGGACACACCACTGGCCATACTCACCTCTACTGTCTCCAGGGACTCACTAATGAGCTTGAGCTCTAGCTCTTGCTAATGCGTTTGAGCCCTGGTCCTCACTAGTGAGTTTGAGCTCTATACTCACTAGTGAGTTTGAGCTCAATACTCACTAGTGACTGTGAGCTCTAGCCCTCACTTGTGAATGTGAGCTCTAGCCCTCACTTGTGAGTGTGAGCTTAGCACTCACTAGTGATAATGAGCTCAATACTCACTAGTGACTGTGAGCTCTAGTCCTCACTATTTAGTGTGAGCTCTGGTCCTCACTAGTGAGTGTGAGCTCCGGTCCTCACTAGTGAACTGAGCTCTATACTCACTAGTGAGTGTCAGCTCTGCCCCTAACTAGTGAGTGTGAGCTCTATACTCACGCAGGCACAGCACATGAAGACGATGGCGAAGGTTCCCAGGACGCCGGCGGTCCCGACGATCCAGGTGAGGCGCAGGAAGAGGATGACTCCCAGGATGTTCTGCATGCAGGGCAGGTACACCCCGATGAAGGTCCCCATCTGAGGGCCCTGgggccacacacatacagaggttGTCAggtgggttagacagtacagagacaggtcattaaggagcaggtaggggttagacagtatagagacaggtcattaaggagcaggtaggggttaggcagtacagagacaggtcattaagaggtaggggttagacagtacagagacaattccttaaggagcagataggggttagacagtacagagacaggtcattaaggagcaggtaggggttagacagtacagagacgggtcattatggagcaggtaggggttagacagtacagagacaggtcattaaggagcaggtaggggttagacagaacagagacaggtcattaaggagcagataggggttagacagtacagagacaggtcattatgtagcaggtaggggctagacagtacagagactggtcattaaggagcaggtaggggttagatagtacagagacaggtcattaaggagcaggtaggggttagacagtacagagacaggtcattaagaggtaggggttagacagtacagagacaattccttaaggagcagataggggttagacattacagagacaggtcattaaggagttgGTAGGGGTTAACCTGTGTCCCCGCCCCCTTGCTCCGCTGTGAATCATGACTTCCTGTTGACAGGATGGATTCTTCCTGTTACTCAGAGAGTTGAGTCCAGTATTTTGGCGCTCTGAGATTACGAGAGTGCTATATATATAGTCCctccagatttttttttttttgtgattgttgcggccaaaaatccttgaatATGcagcacgttttcttaaaaaatgcgatgaaatatgcggcatatttatgcaattttatgagATTACATTGAGGGGTTTGCAAAAATTGCCCCCGTGTGAATAGGCGGGCTTcggctgattatgcgttgaattatgcgatcgcataatcacGTTTTTCTGGAGCCCCTGGTCCCCCCGGACCCCTCCTACCGTGACTGTGACCCTGGGCGCCCCGTCCTCGTACTCGGCTTCCTCATGCTCCCGGACCCCCTGGGTTAGGTTGGTGTAGTTGGCCAGCTtgttgaggagggaggagaccaTGGGGTGGCTGTCAAtctcctcctggaggagagatgggagagaggagaggagttcaGAGAGGAGGACCAATAGATGGGGAAAGATGATAGACGATGATAGATGATGATAGATGATGATACCTCGAACAATGCCATGTTCTTTCCATCATAGTAGCCTCCCGTTTCCTGgtctgggaggaaggggcgggtcTCTCTTCGGTTGTCTCCTGGAGGGAACAGAGTCATGGGACCGATATAGTGAACTATATAGTTTACTATATAATTCACAATATAGTTAACTACATAGTGAACTAGATCATTATATAGTGATATAGTGAATTATATAGTGGATTAGATCACTATATAGTGATCTAGTGAAATATATAGTGAACTATAGTGAACTATAAAGTGAACCATATAATAAACTATATAGTTCActatatacatttatagttCACTATATTGTTCACTATATAATGAACTATATAGTTCACTATATCGTTCACTGTATAATGAACCATATAGTGAACTAGATCACTATAAAGTGAACTATATAGTTCACTTTATCGTAtactatataattatataataactATATAATGAACTATAAAGTGAACGATAGTGAACTATATAATAAACTATATAGTTCACCATATCGTTCACTGTATAATTAACTATATAGTGAACTATATAGGTCTTTTACTTGATTGGTTAATTGGGTCCTACCGGGGGGGGTTCCTGGTGTGTTCCCtgaatcctcctcctctctgaacaCGCTGTCCAGGGTCTCCGGCACGGCGGCCCCTGGGGGGGaccctccgtctctcccagGGGCCCCCGGGAGTCCTGGGGGCCCGTCGTTCACCGGCACCACCGTGAAGTTGGTGGGCATCCTGGGAGAGCTGGTTCAGAGGGGCCACTTAGAGGGGCCACTTAGAGGGGGCACTTAGAGGGGGCACTTAGAGCGACCACTTAGGGGGGCCAACTAGAGGGGCCACTTAGAGGCTAAACAGGACTCACTGTCTCTCACTCGGTTTCACACCACGGATCCTGGCTGAACCAGGTGAATCTATCCAAAAGGTGAGTCTAACTACTAGGTGAGTCTAACCACCAGGTGAGTGTAACCACCAGGTGTGTCTTAGCACCAGGTGTGTCTTAGCACCAGGTGAGTCTTAGCACCAGGTGAGTCTAACCACCAGGTGAGTAACCACCAGGTGAGTCCTAGCACCAGGTGAGTCTCTCCACCAGGTGAGTCTCAGCACCAGGTGAGTCTCTCCACCAGGTGAGTCTAACCACCAGGTGAGTCGAACCACCAGGTGAGTCTAACCACCAGGTGAGTCTTAGCACCAGGTGAGTCTTAGGACCAGGCAAGTTGTTATTCCTAGGTCAGATCAACGTCAGTTGAGGTGTTTCATGTCCAGGCCAGTTTAACCTTGACAGGTAAAGTTAACGTTGAGTGAGTTTATTTCCCAGTCGTCGTCTTATTTCCATGTGTTTCACTCCAGCTGACTCCTCCTCTCCAGGTGAGTCTAGTCTGTGTGTTTCACTACAGCTGACTCCACCTCTCCAGGTGAATCTAGTCCGTGTGTTTCCCTCCAGGTGACTCCTCTCCAGGTGAGTCTAgtctgtgtgtttccctccaggtgtctcctcctctccaggtGAGTCTAgtctgtgtgtttccctccaggtgtctcctcctctccaggtGAGTCTAGTCCGTGTGTTTCACTCCAGGTCAGTCTAGTCTGTGTTTTTCACTACAGGTACAGGTTTGTTCTTGTCTCCAGTTGGGTGGTGGCTCCTCTCCAGAGttggtgttctctctctctctgggttctGCTCTTCAGAGCCTCGGCGCTGCATGAACCGTGTTCCTGTGGTTCCTCGGGTTAAAGTCCAACTGGGACGCGGTCGATCCTTCCTGTTTaagacctcccctccccctagcAGGCACCATGTGACCTGCTCATTACCATACAGAGAGCAGCATTCCTCAGACTCCTCTCGGCCCGGGGTGACGGCGGAGCTCTGCTGAGCGGACAAACACTCTGGGACTCCTGAGCTATTGTCTTCAtgccttcctccccctctgatCCCTGTCTCCTCCCACTTCCTCCCACTCACTCTGAGACACCACCCTTTCCTTTCCCaggatgcatcatgggaagtGCTCTGAGTCAGCAGACCAGTAACACTCTCAcacattgtgttgtattgtttaCTGCTGTGTGATGTGGATGTGTTAagttgtgtgttcttgtgtcggGTCCCACATCGGAGTACAAAGTGCTGAGCTTTGAGATACacctcaagactcacttgttcagagttcacctggactctgcatagccctgcagtggggggggggggttctcaggAGGAGGTCTGCGTCTgcagtggagggggtggggtggggagagggCACCAGTCCCAATGGGACAACCACTTAGTTTCACTTCTGAGACTGGGATCCCGTTTTCCTTATTCTTTCAAACCCATGATCACCGAGTTACCACCTGGTCAGAACCCTCCTCCTCATTGACCCGTGAGGTCCAGCCTGAGGGTTACCGGACTCACCACTTCATTGTCCATTTCCGAGGGTGTCCCCAACAGGCGCAGACCTCAATGCCTCTGGACGCTATTGGATAGGCTTACAACCAATCAAAGCAACGAACCGGGGAAGCACAACAAGCCCTGGGGGGGACCATCAGCTGTCATTTGGGAGGATTTACTAAACCCTGTCCCAATTTGCAGAAATGTGTGAGGTGTGCTTTAAGACGAAGAGATCGATGGCCAGAAGGCCGTCTGGTGACAGTTTGGATAACTATAACACAGGTTGGTTGTAGCCCCGAAATTAAGATATTGTAGATTTCTGATTTAGTGGAAAATGCCTGTGTTCGCCCAATATCTGCAAAGGATCCAACATCATTAATTAAATCCCTGATCCACCCCCAACGGCCCGGGACTTCAAACAGAAGGCTAGCTTGTTAGCTACCAGTAGCTAGTTAGCATGCTCACGGAAAATGACGACAAGTGGGATAACGCAACCACATGCATTTACTTCAGAACCATGTCTAGTTATGCATTTGCACACTACCAACAGGTCTATTGTCAACCTGTCCAAATGTCAACATGACTAGTGTCAGCATGACTAGTGTCAGCATGTCTAGTGTCCACATGTCTAGTGTCCACATGACTAGTGTCAACATGACTAGTGTCAACCTGTCTAGTGTCAGCATGTCCACATGTCTCGCATCAGCATGTCAACATGTCTATTGTCAACATGTCTAGTGTCCACATGACTAGTGTCATGTCGAGTGTGAACATGTCAACATGTCTAGTGTGACGAGTCAACGTGTCTAGTTGCCCAGGGTAAACGGTCGTCCAGCAATGGGCTGCTCACCAGAACAGAAGCACTGTGTTGTGCGATAAGAAAGAAACTTTATTTGCTGCACATTCCTTGGCAGTAAGACAACATGCAGCTGGAAACAGCCTTCAAACAATCAGTGTACAAACAGTTAAACAGCTTTCCTCAAAGAAACACGCTGCCTTTAAAATATCCAGACTTAAAGAATTAAAACAATCGTGATCAAAAATTAAAATCCACCTCCTTTGAGATAGTCATGAATTAATTTAGAGCTGAGGTGTGTAACACAACGCTAGGGTGACACAACCCAACGCTAGGTTGACACAACCCAATGCTAGGGTGACACAACCGAATGCTAGGGAGTGTAGCAGTAACACAACATCACAGAGTGTAGTTACGGTAACACAACCCAATGTTATGGAGTGTAGTTATTGTACAACAACATTTTGAAGTGTAGCGGTAATACAACGCTACAGAGTTTAGTTATGGTAACAACAATGCAAGTGTAGTTACATTAACACAACCCAACATTGAGCTCAGTTAAGGTAACACAACTGGATACTCGAGACTTAGGTGGAAACCTTGCTGCTCAACAGTTAAAACGAATAAATGGATTTATaaagtattttttgttttatcaaGACGTTTAATTGGCTTAAAACAAGATGA is a window of Gadus macrocephalus chromosome 8, ASM3116895v1 DNA encoding:
- the LOC132463001 gene encoding solute carrier family 12 member 7-like isoform X2; its protein translation is MPTNFTVVPVNDGPPGLPGAPGRDGGSPPGAAVPETLDSVFREEEDSGNTPGTPPGDNRRETRPFLPDQETGGYYDGKNMALFEEEIDSHPMVSSLLNKLANYTNLTQGVREHEEAEYEDGAPRVTVTGPQMGTFIGVYLPCMQNILGVILFLRLTWIVGTAGVLGTFAIVFMCCACTMLTAISMSAIATNGVVPAGGAYYMISRSLGPEVGGAVGLCFYLGTTFAGSLYILGTIEILLTYIVPSSGVFVAARPEDEAWATSNNLRVYGSACLALMALVVFVGVKYVNKLALVFLACVALSLMAIYAGVIRTVIEPPDFPICLLGNRSMKNDKFDKCAKTELVNNETQTTLLWALFCNGSHLNATCDEYFTLNNVTEMPGIPGLLSGVIKDNLWGSYGPAGIFVERRGSVSEEVQENLVMDKPYVLNDISTFFTLLVGIYFPSVTGIMAGSNRSGDLRDAQRSIPVGTILAIATTSLIYMSCVVLFGACIEGVLLRDKFGASVGKNLVIGTLAWPSPWVIVIGSFFSCCGAGLQSLTGAPRLLQAIARDGIIPALQVFGHGKANGEPTWALLMTVGICEIGILIASLDAVAPILSMFFLMCYLFVNLACAVQTLLRTPAWRPRFKFYHWTLSFLGMSLCLSLMFISSWYYALVAMVIAGCMYKYIEYRGAVKEWGDGIRGLSLNAARYALIRLEEAPPHTKNWRPQLLVLCKLDSDLEVKHPRLLSLTTQMKAGKGLTIVSSVLEGTYMGRGAEAKTGEQRLKAAMQEEKTKGFSHVVVTSSLRDGFSLLVQAAGLGGMKHNTVLLAWPAGWRGAPDYCWKNFIETVRETTSAHQALLVAKNIDRFPGNQQRLEGTVDVWWIVHDGGLLMLLPFLLKQHKVWKQCRMRIFTVAQMNDNSIQMKKDLQMFLYQLRLDAQVEVVEMHESDISAFTYEKTLVMEQRSQMLKQMQLSRNERQREAQLIHDLNTASHCSSSERAAPEQVQMTWTKEKLITERNRHREGVGVKDLFSMRPEWENLNRSNVRRMHTAVKLNAAVLTKSQDAELVLLNMPGPPRNAEGDQNYMEFLEVLMEGLERVLLIRGGGREVITIYS